One Salvia splendens isolate huo1 chromosome 12, SspV2, whole genome shotgun sequence genomic window carries:
- the LOC121758243 gene encoding E3 ubiquitin-protein ligase MARCHF2-like, with amino-acid sequence MRNGGTATMVGEFPDADIEKQQNGGGVPENAAVGQSQDLAEKVIDVVVVDCANKGESLPDRDSNTHEECRVCQDENEEALITLGCLCRGGLSKAHHSCIVKWFNTRGSNKCEICQQVAANVIPPDPQTSYWVWTVDPAFRGQDRQRGCFSPLWVAFSILVGGLLLDVLISVTLGVSALPVNIIIGVIVVLGLGTALRLGLEFCQEWNVRRVVQRVEANATIGYHPAL; translated from the exons ATGCGGAATGGTGGTACTGCAACTATGGTTGGTGAATTTCCTGATGCCGACATCGAGAAGCAGCAGAACGGCGGCGGTGTACCGGAAAATGCGGCCGTAGGTCAATCTCAGGACTTGGCTGAGAAAGTAATTGATGTGGTGGTCGTCGATTGCGCCAACAAAGGTGAATCACTGCCCGACAGAGATTCGAATACTCATGAAGAGTGCAG GGTTTGCCAGGATGAAAATGAAGAAGCCTTGATCACTCTTGGATGTCTTTGTCGGGGCGGTCTTTCAAAAGCACACCACTCATGCATAGTGAAGTGGTTTAACACTCGAGGTTCAAATAAGTGTGAGATATGCCA GCAAGTAGCTGCTAATGTAATACCTCCTGATCCTCAG ACTAGTTACTGGGTTTGGACAGTTGATCCAGCCTTTAGAGGCCAAGATCGTCAAAGG GGATGCTTTAGTCCTCTTTGGGTGGCATTCTCCATTCTTGTTGGTGGTCTTTTGCTAGACGTGCTGATCTCCGTAACCCTCGGTGTTTCTGCCCTCCCAGTTAACATCATCATTG GAGTGATTGTTGTGCTCGGACTTGGAACTGCTCTTCGACTGGGGCTAGAGTTTTGTCAAGAGTGGAATGTAAGAAGAGTGGTGCAACGGGTGGAAGCAAACGCCACTATTGGGTACCATCCCGCACTGTAA
- the LOC121757236 gene encoding WAT1-related protein At4g01440-like — MMKRVAEWYPVIAMVAIDTAFAVSNILLKKVVNDGIDHLVFITYRQSVSAIFLFPLAYFLERGSRPKLTFSILCNLFMSAVIGASVTQYLFLLGIENTSATFSCAFLNLVPVLTFIMALPFGLERVSIKCSSGRGKVAGALVCVGGAVLLTVYKGVPLFHFPVVAQPMERHALVHPGVGRERWTIGSVALFAGTICWSSWFLLQSHIGRRYPCQYSTTAIMALFSAMQAAVLTFSIDRRLSVWVLGNKSNILIVLYSGMIGSGMCFVGMSWCVKKRGPVFTAAFSPLVQIMAALYDVPVMHEQLHLGSVIGSVIVIVGLYIMLWGKDREMSHNQQKLVEGNEEMKISVP; from the exons ATGATGAAGAGGGTGGCAGAATGGTACCCGGTCATCGCGATGGTAGCCATTGACACGGCCTTTGCTGTCAGCAACATTCTTCTCAAGAAGGTCGTTAACGATGGGATTGATCATTTAGTGTTCATCACCTATCGCCAGTCCGTTTCTGCAATCTTTTTATTCCCTTTGGCTTACTTCTTGGAAAG GGGAAGTAGGCCTAAGCTCACATTCAGCATATTATGCAACTTGTTCATGAGTGCAGTGATTGG GGCATCTGTGACACAATATCTGTTCCTCCTCGGCATAGAAAATACGTCTGCGACCTTCTCATGTGCCTTCCTCAACTTGGTTCCGGTCTTGACATTTATAATGGCCTTGCCTTTCGG TTTGGAGAGGGTGAGCATAAAATGCAGCAGCGGGAGAGGCAAGGTGGCGGGCGCACTAGTGTGCGTTGGTGGCGCGGTCTTACTGACCGTCTACAAAGGGGTACCGTTGTTCCACTTCCCAGTCGTTGCTCAGCCAATGGAACGACATGCGTTGGTGCATCCGGGCGTTGGGAGGGAGAGGTGGACGATTGGCTCAGTTGCCTTGTTTGCAGGGACAATCTGCTGGTCGTCTTGGTTCCTTCTCCAATCACATATAGGCAGGAGATATCCGTGCCAATACTCCACCACCGCGATCATGGCCTTGTTCAGCGCCATGCAGGCGGCCGTCTTGACTTTTTCCATCGACAGGCGTCTATCCGTTTGGGTCCTGGGGAACAAATCCAATATCTTAATAGTCCTGTATTCG GGGATGATAGGGTCGGGGATGTGCTTCGTGGGCATGTCGTGGTGTGTGAAGAAACGGGGGCCTGTGTTCACGGCCGCCTTCAGCCCACTCGTGCAGATAATGGCAGCATTGTACGACGTTCCTGTCATGCACGAGCAGCTCCATCTCGGAAG TGTGATCGGATCAGTTATCGTTATTGTGGGGTTGTATATTATGCTGTGGGGGAAGGACAGAGAAATGTCACACAATCAACAAAAGTTGGTGGAGGGAAATGAAGAGATGAAGATCTCTGTTCCATGA
- the LOC121756866 gene encoding probable receptor-like protein kinase At4g10390: protein MGLAKFIKRKLIRCQSPASVAIAAATPQKYSNPNLPLSWDEIQSLTTDFATVIGYGGFSTVYLAQFRRSPAAVKVYCSSHRLHEAFKQELRILLHLRHPNIVKLLAYTDDDHQAALIMEFVPNGTLHHKLHDSKTTPLTWTQRASVAFQLASVITYLHDACSPHVVHADIKPSNVLLDDDLNCKLCDFGSASVGFSAAVAPGKRRSAVIMGSPGYTDPLYLRTGLVSKKNDVYSFGVVVLELITGIEAFCPATGERLAARAARNAAEMVDPRLRRGEVEMGEVGAMAALAAKCISETPGIRPSASEILTAMREAIPSLAFRFHKKLV from the coding sequence ATGGGCCTCGCCAAATTCATCAAACGCAAACTCATTCGATGCCAATCCCCCGCTTCCGTcgccatcgccgccgccactcCCCAAAAATACTCCAACCCCAACCTCCCCTTATCATGGGACGAAATCCAGTCACTCACCACCGATTTCGCCACCGTCATCGGCTACGGCGGCTTCAGCACCGTCTACCTCGCCCAATTCCGCCGCTCCCCCGCCGCCGTCAAAGTCTACTGCTCCAGCCACCGCCTCCACGAGGCCTTCAAGCAGGAGCTCCGAAtcctcctccacctccgccACCCAAACATCGTCAAACTCCTCGCCTACACAGACGACGATCACCAAGCCGCCCTAATCATGGAATTCGTCCCCAACGGCACCTTACACCACAAGCTCCACGATTCCAAAACCACTCCCCTCACGTGGACCCAACGCGCCTCCGTGGCCTTCCAGCTCGCCTCCGTGATCACGTATCTCCACGACGCCTGCTCCCCTCACGTCGTCCACGCCGACATCAAGCCCTCCAACGTCCTCCTCGACGACGACCTCAATTGCAAGCTCTGCGATTTCGGATCGGCCAGCGTCGGATTCTCCGCCGCGGTGGCGCCGGGGAAGCGGAGATCGGCGGTGATCATGGGATCGCCGGGGTACACGGATCCTCTGTATTTGCGGACGGGATTGGTTTCGAAGAAGAACGATGTTTACAGCTTCGGAGTTGTGGTTTTGGAGCTGATTACTGGAATTGAGGCATTCTGCCCCGCCACCGGAGAGAGGCTGGCGGCGAGGGCGGCGAGGAACGCGGCAGAGATGGTGGATCCGAGGCTGCGGCGAGGGGAGGTTGAGATGGGAGAAGTTGGAGCGATGGCGGCGCTGGCAGCGAAGTGCATTTCCGAGACGCCAGGAATTAGGCCTTCTGCTTCCGAGATTTTGACGGCGATGAGAGAAGCGATTCCGTCTCTAGCATTCAGGTTTCACAAGAAGCTTGTGtaa